From Pseudomonas sp. LS1212, the proteins below share one genomic window:
- a CDS encoding glutathione peroxidase, whose translation MSDKLLSIPCTTITGEKKTLGDFSGKALLVVNTASQCGFTPQYKGLEQLWQKYKDRGLVIAGFPCNQFGKQEPGDEAAISQFCELNFGVTFPLFKKIDVNGSDAHPLFVQLKKRAPGVLGSERIKWNFTKFLIGQDGKTIKRFAPVTKPEDLTAEIEALLK comes from the coding sequence ATGAGTGACAAGCTATTGAGCATTCCCTGCACCACCATTACCGGAGAGAAGAAAACCCTGGGCGATTTTTCCGGCAAGGCCTTGCTGGTGGTCAATACCGCCAGCCAATGTGGCTTTACCCCGCAGTACAAGGGCCTGGAACAGCTTTGGCAGAAATACAAGGATCGCGGCCTGGTGATCGCGGGTTTCCCATGTAATCAATTCGGCAAGCAAGAGCCCGGCGATGAAGCCGCCATTTCGCAGTTCTGCGAGCTGAATTTTGGCGTGACCTTCCCGCTGTTCAAGAAAATCGATGTGAACGGCAGCGATGCCCACCCCTTGTTCGTGCAATTGAAGAAGCGTGCGCCCGGTGTGTTGGGGTCCGAGCGAATCAAATGGAATTTCACCAAATTCCTGATCGGGCAAGACGGCAAGACGATAAAACGCTTCGCGCCGGTGACCAAGCCCGAAGACTTGACTGCCGAGATTGAAGCATTGCTCAAATGA